Within the Salvelinus sp. IW2-2015 linkage group LG19, ASM291031v2, whole genome shotgun sequence genome, the region gaagcgaggcggccatctcggtcggcgacGGAAGTTTAGGTCCTGCTTTCCAGAATCCACCTTTTCACCTACAAACAAAATAAATCTGTCAAACATATTGGTTAAATCACATGTGGTCAGACAGAGAACGAGTAATTCGTAAAAGGATGCTTCCCCTGTAGATCATGTACCTCATGTAGCACCATAAGGAAATGTTCTAATTTAGTATGCCATCAGACTTCTAGGACCTATGAGATAAAGTAATGTATAACTTGCACTAGTAAAGGAGTTATTTATGTGTTACAGTGTTCTTGCAATAAGATTTATATTGGAAAAACATTGCGCACCTTGAAAGTTCGCCTTGGAGAACATAAATCCACTATCAGACGTCTAGATATCACCTTGCCAGTTGCGAGACACTTTATAGAACAAAATCATTCTATTAATAATGAATTGCGTTTCGTTGGGATCGAAAAAGTTCATCCACCACACAGAGGTGATTATGACAACAAATTACTCCAAAGAGAAGCCATGTTGATATATAAATTACATTCTGTATCCCCACTCAGTTTAAACGAGTAACTAGATTTCACCTCCTACCTAtagtgtcatgcctgctcccgctctccctctctggcatcCGAGGACGCCAGGCTAcccttcattacacacacctgtcaccattattACGCCCAGCagtgctcattggactcacctggactccttccctttgttgataACCGTCTGCTCCCCCGTTTGTTCACTGTGTCTgcattgatgtcgttattttcccccctgtccagacgctgttcctgtcctgtttcatgtccgttgctCATTACATATTCTCCCTGTACRTGCTTCCtgtctccagcgtcgatcctcacagaatgctgacaccaaaaTTGGAGGCATTAGGGTGTCAGCAACAATTTTAACATATTATgttgtcaaatttactttagagagATGGCAATGTTGCCATTACTGTTACTAGCGAAGTTTGAAATATAGCTAGCAATGTTAATATGTGGTGGTTCCCTCAATCttagctggctaaagttataACATTACTGCATCTACATCTGGTGACATCACAATCaagacaaaaggttttcctactaattagtTGACTTCTTTTGAAATGTGTTGTAACGGAGTTGTATTGAGTTAGGCTAATGTTAGACAGCTAATTAGGTAGTTAGCGAactagttaggtagctagctaacgtcagctatttacatttacatttaagtcatttagcagacgctcttatccagagcgatgaTAGTGATAATGATTATCAAAATATACATAACCGGATACATGACCAGCAGTCTATGGTCTAGCTACCAGTAAACTCACCACCATTGGAGACCAACGAACTACGACCACCTGGTCCTTCGGCAGGGTATGCAAACCATAGTTGGCTGTGGTCCAGGGCTTTCCAATCTCAACCGGCAGTGATCCTTTAAACACATTGGGATTAGATGtttttttaggggcagtcgctctttatagaccatatcacctccaccttacctgacaccaatagacccactacaatttgcataccgcaccaacagatccacagacaacacaatcgtcattgcactacacactgccctatcccacatggacaaaaggaatacctatgtgagaatgctgttcatcgactacagctcagtcttcaacaccatagtgccctctaagctgaACACAAAGCTCAGGGCCATGGgcactgggtctgaacccctccctgtacAACATAAcacctagacttcctgacgggccaacctCAGGTGGTGACGGTAGGCGACAACAactccgccatgctgatcctcaacacggggtcctACAGGGGTGCTCTTTCAGCCCTCTCCTGAACTCTATGTTCAcccgtctccaactcaatcatcaagtttgctgacgacacaacagtgattaccaacaacgacaagacagcctacagggaggaggtgagagccctggcgtagtcatgccaggaaaataacctctccctcaacgtaaacaaaatgaaggagctgattatGGGCtgcaggagacagcagagggagcatgcccccatccacattgatggggtcgcagtggagagggtcaaaagcttcaggttccttggCATGCACATCACTGATGACCTGAAATGGTCACTTCACACAGactgtgtggtgaagaaggcacaacttacttactgactttattgtccccattgGGATTTTWTTTTMSKYMMMRKWMMWKKKSMTTWAAYMMGSSMTTWAAWWKKAAAKSYAAWTMYKKAWWKKAKRTTRKWWAKKYMTWKKWWKCKAWWAAARttttttttttaaagcctgctggccttactgagtcgataAGAACATTAGCACGAGCTATGTAGSAGGGATATCACTCCTGGCACAAATttttgtctagttctgtttttcctgctgagggttgccctatacctgcgcccagaggggagtagctCAAAGTCCTgttacagggggtggcttgggtctaaaatgttttggccttgcggagggccctgaccttaaagatctcatccaggcctgtctgtttgactccaagtacctggcttgctgtggtgataatccttctcagcatatttttctggctgacagtggtattgccaaaccaacaaacaatacaaaaagtttaaATACTCTCAAttaaagatttgtaaaacagagtcagtatagtacagtcaacataaaaagatcccagctttttgagaaagtacagtctctgttgactctttttgttgaacaggtctgtacatttactccactgaaacTTGTCCTGggacacccaggtatttgtattcctctacaatctctataatctgacctctgatagatgttgcagaggtaggtgttgtacacttcctgaagtctatgcacatctctttggtcttgttggtattgaggaccaatTGTGATTCCTCACACAactctacaaagtcatctaggaccAGGCCATGATGTTCTttgtcatcatgcaacaggctgatcaaggcagtgtcatcagcaaacttaacgaggtgtctgtcaggatgggaactagtacaactattagtgtacaagatgtacaggagtGGAGACAAagcacatccctgaggagagcctgtgttggtattGCGTATGTCTGACACGTGGGGACCTATTTAGACCCCCCTTCTAAGGAGAAGTCCcgaatgagtctctgtgccagaatgtaggactggattgtgttgaaggcagaataaaagtcaacaaacagaacccTAACATGGGATTTGGCAccttctagatgtctatagaccatgttaattagggtaagaatggcatcatcaactcctctgctaggctgataggcaaactgaaatgggtcgaGAAGCTTCTGGGTGACTGAGAATATGACTTTTCACAAGTTTCTCAAGGCATTTCATTACTAAGGATGTCAAGgcgacagggcggtagtcattcagcacagagggattagaTGCTTTAGGAATTGGTAAAttattgagtttttccacaataCTGGCACGTGTTGCTGGTCGAGTgaggattggaaaatgtctgtaaaaacaccagccaattGTTCAGCAGAGAGCTTTAACACATGCCCACTTATTTTGTCTGGGCCtgggtttttgtatgtgttacatCTCCTGAACAACTTTTaaacatcagactgtttaacTCTCTCAAACATTTGTAATGATGCTTCCAGTTGTTTTACCTCCGACACAAAGTTGTCTGATTCAAATCCTGAGAAGAAAACATTCAGTTCATTAGCCATGTTCTGGCCCTCATGTCTCCCAAGGTCAGCACTGGTTTTCCCCTGCCTATGTGGGAGGCACTAGCCATGGATTTAATRCCTTGCCAGGCCACCCTTGCGTTTCCTGAGGAGAGGGTCCTCTCCACTCTttgcttgtatgcctccttgtccaccagtatctatctgtcacgccctgaccttagagatcctttttatgtctctatttggtttggtcagggtgtgatttggggtgggtattctatgttctttcgttctattatttgtatttctatgttttggccgggtagggttctcaatcagggacagctgtctaacgttgtctctgattgagaaccatacttaggtagccctttttcccacctgtctttgtgggaggttatctttgtttgttggcactatagcctttagcttcacggttgtttggtattgtttattgtttttgtcggcgtcataatTAATAAAGgattatgtacgctcaccacgctgcaccttggtcctcttcattcaacgGCCGTTACACTATCTTTAGATCTCACGTCGCacatctcttaaagcctgtctatcaCCCTCAGCATAAACTGCCTTCTTCCTATCAAGTAGTGATTTTAGATGTTTTGATACCAAAGGCTTATTGTTAGGGAACATTTTACAGGTTTTAGTAGGCACAACTGACTcaacacagaagtttacatagtctGAAACAACATCTGTCATCAAGATCAGAGCTGCTGTcctcaaatacctcccacatagtacagtcaaaacacccctagAGACAAGTGATACTGTTTTCATTCCAGATCTggacagttttatttatttttaattttatcccattttctccccaattttcgtggtatccaatcgctagtaattactatcttgtctcatcgctacaactcccgtacgggctcgggagagacgaaggtcgaaagccatgcgtcctccgaagcacaacccaaccaagccYcactgcttcttaacacagcgcgcctccaacccggaagccagccgcaccaatgtgtcggaggaaacaccgtgcttACCTAGCCTTGGGGTTGCATTTCGCACGTGCGCCGCTGGACCGCCACATAGGCGTCTCCCCGATGCGAGCTGCGACTGATGAAGACAAGGATTTCTCCTACACCCTGGCCCAAACCGTTGCTCTAACCTCCGGCCGACCCTCatggcccaattgtgcgtcgccaaCACCCACGGAAACTCGTCACCGGTTATTCAGCGGGCACCCGGCTGCAGGACAGAGCCTGGGCGCCGACCCAAAAAGAGACTCGGCTGGACCGCAGCACGAACTAGCAACTCGGCAGTGCCCTAGCCACTGCGCCCCACCGGGAGGCGACTGGACCAGTACTTTAAAACTGATTGGTATTCTCCCAGTCTCCAGCAGCCGACATAGTAAAGGTTTTGGCCCTGAGTAGACCATCACATTGTGGGTCTGAATATGTCCAGTGGAGGTCATGGCTTTTGGCAGAAAACACATTTGGTATTGTCCCAATAGCAACAAGTCAAGAGTCCTATCTTTCCTAGTGTGACATTTACATACTGGTGGTATGTGCGCAGACTTTGTGCAAGGTACATTTGTTAAAAAATCCCCCCTAAAATACATTTCGGGTGCGTCGGGGGAGATGGGATTCCAGTTTCTGTGACAGTTATACAAATAATATCTGATGCCTTTGTTATATTAGTTTTTAGGTTGAATGTACACAACAGTTAACAAACAATTGGGGGAACTCACTGGGCGATAGTAGGGTCGCAGTGAACAGAAGCAAGTTCAATGTCGGGATACAGAGTCTCTCTTCTTACCAGGATCgatttacaccactggtccctgACAAGCAGGCAGACGCGCCCCGCCGTGAAAGTTTCCCTGTGACTGTCAGATCACGGTCCGCTCTGACCAGAGTGAAGCCGGCCGTCCACTTCTCTGTCCGGGACTCTTGCATCCAGCCAAGTCTCAGTAAATGCCAGCAATCAGGCCTCCGGTATTCGTGTTTGAAGCGCAGATTTGCTGAGCTCATCCTCGTTCCCCCTCAGTGACCTGGCATTAATCATCAAGGTGGCGGTAGGAAGTTTGTTCTTTCATTTTTTAAGTCTTTGTCTGATTCCCCGCGTTTCCAACATTTTGCATTTGGGTTTGTAATCCACTCGCAGACAATCAGGGATTAGATGGCCATTGGATATCCATTCGCGTTTGTGTTTGAGTTGCATTGTAGTAAGATCTCCCCTGCTGTATTTGGAATCCGCCTGCCAGCAGCGTTTTCAAAATTTAGTCCGTTTGTAGCGGGTATGTACACCGATCACAGATCAGTCCAACACCCCAACCACTGTGAATCCATGGTTGGCAGATTGTTTGTAAACTAAgtgtacaaattaaaaacataaaagaaTGCCACACCAAacgtcacacacactgcaggatGCAATAGAGCCGCGCCCCCAAATAACAGAGATACCAGTTAACAGCACGTATTCAACctctggaggctgaagaaaattctgtcgggctgtatcgcctcctggtacagcaactgcactgcccacaaccacagggctctccagagggtggtgcggtcagcccaactcatctctgggggcacactgcctgccctacaggacatctacagcaccctatgtcacaggaaggtcaaggagatcatcaaggacctcagccacccgagccacagccttttcaccctgctaccatctataGTCAGTGAAGGTGCATCAACGCTGAGAACGAGAggatgaaaaacagcttctttctccatgtcatctgactgttaaacagccatcactagccggcctccgcctggtaccctgccctgcaccttaaacactagccggctaccacccgttACTCTATCTTAGAGGCAGCACCTTAGAGACTTCTGCCCTATGTACATTGAACACTGGCTATTCGACTGGCTTCTTGCACCCTTTTTACCAATGTGGAATTTAACTGTATTATTCCACTCTCAATTGACATTGGTATTGATAAAGCTACTGAGGCCCTCAATGACATATCTTTAGTGTCACTGCAAGTGTATGTGCAGTAGTTGGTGAATGGGGATTTCTCTACAGTACCAATAGTTTCTAATGCCACTCAGGAACCATAAAGTTGTACTGATGTTGTGGTAATTGAATTGTACCTCTTTGTGATGTCACAGTCTATTAGCAGCAATGGGACGAGGGGGTAGGCTGCTGAGGAGTCCCTGATGAACATGTTACCGTTGGACTTGATTGCACCGAAGAAGGTACGTTACGGACTGGGGAACTGCTCCTCTCCCCTGGAACAAGACCGGAATGGGTACAACAcgcaacacacgacacaccacacacacagcacacacacacacaccacacacacacacacacacacacacacacacacacacacacacacacacacacacacacacagggatggtTAACCGTTAATCGGTTCCCTGCTGAAAATGCATTTGACCAGCCATGCTTATCATTCAATAGGTTAATTAGCTTTTCATTGCTTCAGACCTGGAGAGAGAGTTCTTGCTCGGAACTGCCGGCAAAGGTCCAAAGTGGAAACCAGCAACAGTGGTCACACAAACAGGCCATGTGTCCTACACATTTCACAGACCAGAGAACATCATCTGGACGAGACACTTGGATCAACTGTTGCCAGGAACCAACCTCAGAAATGACTCTTGTCAAGTGACAAACCAAGATCAGCTACTGGAGACCTACCATGTCTARGAGCCATCACCTGAACATCCACTGCAGGACCTACACATTTGGAAAGTGCTCCAGACTCACCTGAACCAGGCAGAGTGCCTACTCAGGGTACTGTTGCACCCCATTGTGGGCATACACCATCACCACTCAGACTCAGAGACAATGTGACTGTAGACTCACCTGTACAACGTCATTACCCTTCAAGAGAAAGACGACCCCCTGACAGGTTGACTATTTAGTTCAGACTAACCTCCGACATTGGGGCAGAATACACCCCAGGCTTAAGTCTGGGAACTCAGGCAGTCTACCGTCTTTCCCTAGTTCAGAAAAGGTTATTCTGAAAACGTCCTTTATTTACATTAAGAGAACAGTTATTTAAAAAGGAAAATAATATGCAAAACAGTGAATATTAACTTTTTCCTTAtgaggtatcaaaagtaaagggggaggaatatgttgtgtattgatattctagtttgTCCCTTTAGGGCACCGGTAGTACCCCCCTGCTTACGTATATTGGAATGCTTGGAATGTTTTGTCCTGTGAAACGCATTAAACAATACCCCCGTTAGTTTTTACtcccgtctctgcagcactccaccaatcaggcctttatgtactctttggcctgaatgccaagcgacacatctggaggaaacctgatgcatggtggtgacagcatcatgctgtggggatgtttttcagtggcagggactgggagactagtcaggatcgaaggaaagatgaacggagcaaagtacagaaagatccttgatgaaaacctgatccagattGATGTCCTGAccggactggggcgaaggttcaccttccaacaggacgaccctaagcacacagccaagacaaagcaggagtggcttcgggacaagtctgaacatctctggagagacctSaaaatagctgtgcagcgacgttccccatccaacctgacagagtttgagaggatctgcaaaactgggagaaaactccccaaatacaggtgtgccaagctggtagcgtcatacccaagaagacttgaggctgtaatcgctgccaaaggtgcttcaacaaagtacagggtctgaatacttatgtaaatgtgatatttcagtacaaaaaaaatgtaagctgtttttgctttgtctttatggggtattgtgtgtacattgatgaggaatttttttaaattccattttagaacaaggctgtaacttaacaaaatgtggaaaaagtcaaggcgtctttGTCGGATATTGACTCAAATGtgctgacagtgactcctctgtttcaccacgctccccACCGGGTCTGCGATGCAGCAGACACACCAAATGGCAGGTGTCACATCACCAGAaatcttcaacttcaattgctccaccGCCACACTTAACGCTAAcccagaaatcactcctttcaatagTGCCATGTCTCGCACTTCCGTAGTGACAACACAAAATAATGAATGACACGTGTATACACTGACACCTTCCGCCGTGGAGTGATAAGGTGCCACTCCACAATTATTGCTGCTgtaaagtgatttttttttatagcaggttgacatttattgtcatgagtcttgacTCCCGCTTAAGTCAGCTGCAAAATTGGCTATGTAGTAAAAAAGTATGAAAACAAAATGGTTTAAGGTTAGGCGTGGGCATTAGGATTAGCCGTGTGGtttagtttagggttagatttcaaatcagattttatgactttgtggctgtgccagctagtaaCCATTCTGCATAGCTGTCTCCATGACAAAAAACCCCGCTAACCTGCCATTTTTTAGATGACAAAAAAACATACTTTCAAAGTACAGTTTGTATCAATTAATTGAATGGATTTATTTGACCAGACAWGTTCCTCTAGAAGACCCCTCTAGAACTACTACTTCTGTATAATAGTTCAtgattaataaataataaatcacTATTGTCTTTAAATCCATAAATGCCTATATGCAATTATTATAACAGTTAGAAAATTACAGTATGATGTCAATCGTTTTTCAATGCCACCTGTAAAAAACTGATCAGTAGGTGGAGAGTGGGTAGTCTGATCCCAGGCAGGCCTAGTGATAAGAGGTTGTCCTGGGTATATAATGGTCTGTGAGCTCATACAATATGACTTTGGCTTGGGGTGAAAGGAGAATTGAGAAATTATTGGAACTGGCATTTGTTTTGGTGCTAGCAGTCACTGCAGGTGAGTGTGCATTAGAATGATATTTTTCAATTGTTTATTCTCAAAGCTATGACagaaaagtgagaaaaaaaagggTCACTGAAATGATAGAATCCTACGTGGTTTGCAAAACATGGATTGTAGCTCATAAGATAGGGCATATGTGGATTTTCTCATTACCTGTAATGAACCTGAGCGGACGCTATTTTGTGATGCTGTTTTTGAGCGATCACTTACACTGCCAGTCATTATCTCTGTATGTATTCATTAGTCTCAGGTTGTGGCATACCCACTTACCTCCCCAGCACCAGCAGGGTTGTGAACGGGGAAGAAGCTCGGCCCTACAGCTGGCCATGGCAGGCAAGACTGGGAATTACAGTATGAATAAGCGTACAGCGTAATGATAAACTTACATTGATTGCGTTGTTAATGAGttattacacacaaaaaaaagtatcATACTGTAAATAGACAAATTGTTGTAACATACGTTTTTGGAGACATACGTAgacacatatacagtattttagcATAATCTCACAAATGTCCCCAGTCCTGAACTAATTACACCACATATCTTGACCTACAAGTCCCTTTATATGACCTGAATTGCTGATTAGGGACCTGCCTGTTTTTCGATTTGTAACTTATCCGATGAGAGCACATAATGCATACTTTTCATTCCTGGTTTATTAATatagactcacacacacatgcacacacacacaattatgtcACTGTTTAGATCCATGTATGGGTTTGCCATTTATTCTTAGGTTTCTCTGGAGTCGTTCTTCCCATCGCTGATAACGCTCATCGCTGATAACTGGGTTATGACGGCTGCACACTGCATTACACGAGTCCAGCATGCAATATGCCATGCAAATGGCTGTATGAGTCTATCAAATATAGCTAGTATCATAATAGGCATCCAATAAATAAATAGGGCTGGGGTATGACAGAAACATTGAACACCTTTATATATAGGCTCTCCTGCTGCTCTATGAAACCCTGCCAAAAACTGTTCCCATAATGTTCCCTGAGAAGCTTTCTCTTACACACTCCTTAGCAATCACCAAACTATGGCATAACAAACACTGATACTCTTTCTGCCCTACCAGCACGTGGCACTGTAAGACCAAATGCGGCACTCGTCAGCGGAGTAAAATAAACATTCGCTTCACCTGTAGCCTAGTCGCCCCAggcctgtttgtgctgtatagagAACTAAGGCTGTTGGGaattggctatacagcacaaacagatctgggccaACCAGGTTACTTCACCAGTGTTTCTGCATATTTTTCACCTGTGTTCTTCCCTTTGATCTGATCCAGGTTTCCACACATACAGAGTGGTCGTGGCAGAGCATGACATGAATACAGAGGAGGGTTATGAGGAGTCCATCATGGTGGACAAGATGATCCTCCATCCTGACTGGAACGATAACTGTGTCTCATGTGGGTAAGGCCTTCATGCTCCTTCATGATCTGCCCAGAAATATAGTACACAACAGGTTCTAATAATGAGTCACTTTCAGAGTCAAACAGCTGAATAAATAATGGCAGACGGTGTTGAAACGCACTGGGCCAGCGACAGAACAGAACATGATACTGTTATCATCGACCTTTGCTGTTTAAACATGGGCTGTAACAAAACAGACAGAACTCATATTGTCAAAGTCAGTCATAAGATCCTCTTGCCCTGACAGTGTTGCccttttcctttggtgtttgctTTCTCCTATTACACCAGCCCTCCTGAAGCTGGTGAGGAGTGCTGTGATCAATGACAAGGTCCAGCTGGCCTGCCTTCCAGAGAGCGGTGCCATCCTTACCCACAACCAGCCCTGCTATGTCACCGGCTGGGGGCGCATCTACTGTAAGACACTCAATGCAGCCCATGTCAAATACTGTTTGTTTACTTTTACTGCTGTCTCACTTTATTAGGCATTATGTAGGCATCTAATGCCAAAATGTAGCCATAACACATTATGATGGCAAACATATAGGGCTACATGattatacagtgttgtttgttttacttgttcgttctctctctctcactctccctctctcagctggTGGTGCAGCAACCAACCACCTGCAGCAGGCCCTGCTTCCTGTGGTGGAGCACAGTGTCTGTAGCCATAGTGACTGGTGGGGCAGCTCTGCAAAGACCACCATGATCTGCGCTGGCGGAGAGAGCAAGTCCGCCAGTCATGTGAGTAGAGTTCACCAAATTGGATGAATGCATTCTAGTTgaaagttttattagtcgtatgcacaggatacccatggtatacaccatccaacgYAATGCTTACTTGCATGtccc harbors:
- the LOC111979605 gene encoding LOW QUALITY PROTEIN: proproteinase E-like (The sequence of the model RefSeq protein was modified relative to this genomic sequence to represent the inferred CDS: inserted 2 bases in 1 codon; substituted 1 base at 1 genomic stop codon); this translates as MTLAWGERRIEKLLELAFVLVLAVTAVSGCGIPTYLPSTSRVVNGEEARPYSWPWQVSLESFFPSLITLIADNWVMTAAHCITRVQHAICHANGCFHTYRVVVAEHDMNTEEGYEESIMVDKMILHPDWNDNCVSSLLKLVRSAVINDKVQLACLPESGAILTHNQPCYVTGWGRIYSGGAATNHLQQALLPVVEHSVCSHSDWWGSSAKTTMICAGGESKSASHGDSGGPLNCXRADGRWYVXGVTSFANGKGCNIPQKPTVFTRVASFILWISQVSYDVIYEAPGRGCLAAE